In Streptococcus oralis, a single window of DNA contains:
- a CDS encoding pneumococcal-type histidine triad protein: MKINKKYLAGSAAALILSVCSYELGLYQARTVKENNRVSYIDGKQAAQKTENLTPDEVSKKEGINAEQIVIKITDQGYVTSHGDHYHYYNGKVPYDAIISEELLMKDPNYQLKDEDIVSEIKGGYVIKVDGKYYVYLKDAAHADNVRTKEEINRQKQEHSQYREGGTSANDGAVALARSQGRYTTDDGYIFNASDIIEDTGDAYIVPHGDHYHYIPKSELSASELAAAEAFLSGRGNLSNSRTYRRQNSDNTPRTNWVPSVSNQGTTNTNTSNNSNTNSQASQSDDIDSLLKQLYKLPLSQRHVESDGLVFDPAQITSRTARGVAVPHGNHYHFIPYEQMSELEERIARIIPLRYRSNHWVPDSRSEEPSPQPTPEPSPSPQPAPNPQPAPSYPIDEKLVKQAIRKVADGYVFEENGISRYTPAKELSAETAAAIDSKLAKQESLSHKLGAKKTNLPSGDRGFYNKAYDLLARVHQDLLDNKGRQVEFEALDKLLERLNDVSSDKVKLVDDILTFLAPIRHPERLGKPNAQIAYTDDEIQVAKLAGKYTTEDGYIFDPRDITSDEGDAYVTPHMTHSHWIKKDSLSEAERAAAQAYAKEKGLTPPSTDHQNSGNTEAKGAEAVYNRVKAAKKVPLDRMPYNLQHTVEVKNGSLIIPHYDHYHNIKFEWFDEGLYEAPKGYTLEDLFATVKYYVEHPNERPHSDSGWGNASDHVQRNQNGQADNNHTEKPSVEKPRTEKPEEEKPREEKPQSEKPESPKPTEEPEEESPEESEEPQVETEKVEEKLREAEDLLGKIQDPIIKSNAKETLTGLKNNLLFGSQDNNTIMAEAEKLLALLRKSK, translated from the coding sequence ATGAAAATTAATAAAAAATACCTAGCTGGTTCTGCGGCAGCTTTAATTTTAAGTGTTTGTTCTTACGAGTTGGGACTGTATCAAGCCAGAACAGTCAAAGAAAATAATCGTGTTTCCTATATAGATGGAAAACAGGCTGCGCAAAAAACAGAGAATCTGACTCCTGATGAGGTCAGTAAAAAAGAAGGAATCAACGCAGAACAAATCGTCATCAAGATAACAGACCAAGGATATGTTACTTCGCACGGCGACCACTATCATTACTATAATGGCAAGGTCCCTTATGACGCTATCATCAGTGAAGAGTTGCTGATGAAGGATCCAAACTATCAGCTCAAGGACGAGGATATTGTCAGTGAAATCAAGGGCGGTTATGTTATCAAGGTAGATGGAAAATACTATGTTTACCTTAAGGATGCAGCCCATGCGGATAATGTCCGTACAAAAGAAGAAATCAATCGACAAAAACAAGAACATAGTCAGTATCGTGAAGGAGGGACTTCAGCAAATGATGGCGCGGTAGCCTTGGCACGTTCACAGGGACGCTACACCACAGATGATGGTTACATCTTTAATGCATCCGATATCATTGAAGATACTGGTGATGCTTATATCGTTCCTCATGGCGACCATTACCATTATATTCCTAAGAGTGAGTTATCAGCCAGCGAATTGGCTGCTGCAGAAGCCTTTCTATCTGGTCGGGGAAATCTGTCAAATTCAAGAACCTATCGCCGACAAAATAGCGATAACACTCCAAGAACAAACTGGGTACCTTCTGTAAGCAATCAGGGAACTACCAATACTAACACAAGTAACAACAGCAATACTAACAGTCAAGCAAGTCAAAGTGATGACATTGATAGTCTTTTGAAACAGCTTTACAAACTGCCTTTAAGTCAACGACACGTAGAGTCTGATGGCCTTGTTTTCGACCCAGCACAAATCACAAGTCGAACCGCCAGAGGTGTAGCTGTCCCTCATGGTAACCATTACCACTTTATCCCTTATGAACAAATGTCTGAATTGGAAGAACGAATTGCTCGCATCATCCCGCTTCGCTATCGTTCAAACCATTGGGTACCAGATTCAAGATCAGAAGAACCAAGTCCACAACCGACTCCAGAACCTAGTCCGAGTCCGCAACCTGCACCAAATCCCCAACCAGCTCCAAGCTATCCAATTGATGAAAAATTGGTTAAACAGGCGATTCGAAAAGTAGCTGATGGCTATGTATTTGAGGAGAATGGGATCTCACGTTATACTCCTGCCAAGGAACTTTCAGCAGAAACAGCAGCAGCCATTGATAGTAAACTAGCCAAGCAAGAAAGTTTGTCTCATAAACTCGGAGCTAAGAAAACCAACCTCCCATCTGGTGATCGAGGATTTTACAATAAGGCTTATGATTTACTAGCAAGAGTTCATCAAGACTTACTTGATAATAAAGGTCGACAAGTTGAATTTGAGGCTTTGGATAAACTCTTGGAACGTCTCAATGATGTCTCAAGCGATAAAGTCAAGTTAGTTGATGATATTCTTACCTTCCTAGCACCGATTCGTCATCCAGAACGTCTAGGGAAACCAAATGCGCAAATAGCTTACACAGATGATGAGATTCAAGTAGCCAAGTTGGCAGGTAAGTATACAACAGAAGACGGTTATATCTTTGATCCTCGTGATATCACAAGTGATGAGGGGGATGCCTATGTAACTCCTCATATGACCCACAGTCATTGGATTAAGAAAGATAGTTTGTCTGAAGCTGAAAGAGCGGCTGCCCAAGCTTATGCTAAAGAGAAAGGTTTAACGCCTCCTTCAACAGACCATCAGAATTCAGGAAATACAGAGGCTAAAGGAGCAGAAGCTGTCTACAATCGCGTGAAAGCAGCTAAGAAGGTGCCGCTTGATCGTATGCCTTACAATCTTCAACATACTGTGGAAGTCAAAAACGGAAGCTTGATTATTCCTCATTATGACCATTACCATAACATCAAATTTGAATGGTTTGACGAAGGTCTTTATGAGGCTCCTAAGGGGTATACTTTAGAGGATCTCTTTGCGACTGTGAAGTACTATGTCGAACATCCAAACGAACGTCCGCATTCAGATAGTGGTTGGGGCAATGCAAGTGACCATGTTCAAAGAAACCAAAATGGTCAAGCTGATAACAATCATACGGAAAAACCATCAGTAGAGAAACCTCGTACAGAAAAACCTGAGGAAGAAAAACCTCGCGAAGAGAAACCTCAGAGTGAGAAACCAGAGTCTCCAAAACCAACTGAGGAGCCAGAAGAAGAATCGCCAGAGGAATCAGAAGAACCTCAGGTTGAAACTGAAAAGGTTGAAGAAAAACTGAGAGAGGCTGAAGATTTACTTGGAAAAATCCAGGATCCAATTATCAAGTCTAATGCCAAAGAAACTCTCACGGGATTAAAGAATAACTTGTTATTTGGCTCCCAAGACAACAATACTATTATGGCAGAAGCTGAAAAATTATTGGCTTTGTTAAGGAAGAGTAAGTAG
- the pepT gene encoding peptidase T has protein sequence MTYPNLLDRFLTYVKVNTRSDEHSTTTPSTQSQVDFATNVLIPEMKRVGLQNVYYLPNGFAIGTLPANDPKLTRKIGFISHMDTADFNAEGVKPQVIENYDGGAIDLGDSEFKLDPTDFKSLEKYPGQTLITTDGTTLLGADDKSGIAEIMTAIEYLTAHPEIKHCEIRVGFGPDEEIGVGANKFDADDFDVDFAYTVDGGPLGELQYETFSAAAAELHFQGRNVHPGTAKGQMVNALQLAIDFHNQLPENDRPELTDGYQGFYHLMDVSGSVEEARASYIIRDFEKDAFEARKKAMQDIADKMNQELGNDRVTLTLTDQYYNMKEVIEKDMTPITIAKTVMEDLGITPIIEPIRGGTDGSKISFMGIPTPNIFAGGENMHGRFEYVSLQTMERAVDTIIGIVSYKD, from the coding sequence ATGACTTATCCGAACCTTTTAGATCGTTTCTTGACCTACGTTAAGGTCAATACGCGTTCTGATGAACACTCTACTACTACTCCAAGTACGCAAAGCCAGGTTGATTTTGCGACCAATGTTCTTATTCCTGAAATGAAACGTGTTGGTTTGCAAAATGTCTACTACTTACCAAATGGTTTTGCTATTGGTACCTTACCAGCTAATGATCCAAAGCTCACTCGCAAAATTGGCTTCATCTCCCATATGGATACTGCTGATTTTAATGCTGAAGGTGTGAAGCCGCAAGTTATCGAAAACTATGATGGTGGAGCTATCGACTTGGGTGATTCTGAATTTAAACTCGATCCGACTGATTTCAAGAGCCTTGAGAAATATCCAGGTCAAACCCTCATCACAACCGACGGTACGACCTTGCTAGGTGCTGATGACAAGTCAGGGATTGCTGAGATTATGACTGCTATCGAATACTTGACTGCCCATCCTGAAATCAAGCATTGTGAAATTCGTGTTGGTTTTGGACCAGATGAAGAAATCGGTGTCGGTGCCAATAAGTTTGATGCAGATGACTTTGATGTTGACTTTGCCTACACTGTTGATGGTGGCCCACTAGGTGAACTTCAGTACGAAACTTTCTCAGCAGCTGCTGCTGAATTGCATTTCCAAGGGCGCAATGTTCACCCTGGTACTGCTAAAGGACAGATGGTCAATGCCCTTCAGCTTGCCATTGATTTTCATAATCAACTTCCTGAGAATGACCGACCAGAACTGACAGATGGTTACCAAGGTTTCTATCATCTCATGGATGTGTCAGGTAGTGTTGAGGAAGCACGTGCAAGCTATATCATTCGCGATTTTGAAAAGGATGCCTTTGAAGCTCGTAAGAAAGCCATGCAGGACATCGCTGACAAGATGAATCAAGAGCTTGGGAATGATCGCGTTACCTTGACTCTGACAGACCAGTACTACAATATGAAGGAAGTCATTGAGAAAGACATGACACCTATTACTATTGCTAAGACTGTTATGGAAGATTTAGGTATCACGCCTATTATTGAACCAATCCGTGGAGGGACAGACGGCTCTAAGATTTCCTTTATGGGAATCCCAACTCCTAATATCTTTGCAGGTGGTGAAAACATGCATGGACGCTTTGAATACGTCAGCCTTCAGACAATGGAGCGTGCAGTAGATACCATCATTGGCATTGTATCCTATAAAGACTAA
- a CDS encoding metal ABC transporter solute-binding protein, Zn/Mn family, with the protein MKKRTILLLMASLLALVLGACSQKEKQEAKGMKIVTSFYPIYAMVKEVSGDLNDVRMIQSSSGIHSFEPSANDIAAIYDADVFVYHSHTLESWAGSLDPNLKNSKVKVLEASEGMTLERVPGLEDVEAGDGIDEKTLYDPHTWLDPEKAGEEAQIIADKLSEIDSANKETYQKNAKNFIAKAQELTKKYQPIFEKASQKTFVTQHTAFSYLAKRFGLKQLGIAGISPEQEPSPRQLTEIQEFVKTYKVKTIFTESNASSKVAETLVKSTGVSLKTLNPLEADPENDKTYLENLEENMKVLAEELK; encoded by the coding sequence ATGAAAAAAAGAACAATCCTATTATTGATGGCCAGTTTGTTGGCTCTTGTCTTAGGAGCATGTAGTCAAAAAGAAAAACAAGAAGCAAAAGGAATGAAGATTGTAACAAGTTTTTATCCAATCTATGCCATGGTCAAAGAGGTATCGGGGGACTTGAATGATGTACGGATGATTCAGTCAAGTAGTGGGATTCACTCCTTTGAACCGTCAGCAAATGACATTGCTGCTATTTATGACGCGGATGTCTTTGTCTACCATTCTCATACGCTCGAATCTTGGGCTGGAAGTCTAGATCCTAACTTGAAAAATTCAAAAGTTAAGGTTTTAGAAGCTTCTGAAGGAATGACCTTGGAGCGTGTACCAGGTTTGGAAGATGTTGAAGCTGGTGACGGCATCGATGAAAAAACACTCTATGACCCTCACACTTGGTTAGATCCAGAAAAAGCAGGTGAAGAGGCGCAGATTATTGCGGATAAACTTTCGGAGATTGATAGTGCCAATAAGGAAACGTATCAAAAGAATGCTAAAAACTTTATCGCTAAAGCCCAAGAATTGACTAAGAAGTACCAGCCTATTTTTGAAAAAGCGAGTCAAAAGACCTTTGTTACACAACACACAGCCTTTTCTTATCTCGCTAAACGCTTTGGTTTGAAACAACTTGGGATTGCTGGTATTTCTCCTGAACAAGAGCCGAGTCCGAGACAGTTGACAGAAATCCAAGAATTTGTCAAAACCTATAAGGTTAAAACCATCTTTACTGAGAGCAATGCCTCTTCTAAAGTTGCTGAAACCTTGGTCAAATCAACAGGGGTTAGTCTGAAAACACTGAATCCTTTGGAAGCAGACCCCGAAAATGACAAAACTTACTTAGAAAATCTAGAAGAAAATATGAAAGTTCTTGCAGAAGAATTAAAATGA
- the sipA gene encoding PI-2 pilus system signal peptidase SipA, translated as MLLKKKYKKTVTQVNRDKSPPSVWGDILYLVSKLLMVGFVLATLYFFVFGLLRYNDDGMKPALKDGDLVVYYRLDKRYSIGDLLVYSYKGKERVARVIATEGSTIDINENGLIINGSPQQEQDIYKETLLYKEGATFPMKVPAGQLFVLGDNRTTAVDSRAFGTIPIQDTHGKVVTVLRRRGF; from the coding sequence ATGCTACTAAAAAAGAAATATAAGAAAACGGTAACACAAGTCAATCGGGATAAGTCTCCGCCGAGTGTATGGGGAGATATCCTCTACTTAGTCAGTAAGCTTCTGATGGTTGGGTTTGTACTGGCCACCCTTTACTTTTTTGTTTTTGGACTATTGAGATATAATGACGATGGCATGAAGCCAGCCTTAAAAGATGGCGACTTGGTTGTCTACTATAGGTTGGATAAACGTTATTCGATTGGTGATCTGCTCGTCTATAGTTATAAGGGCAAGGAAAGAGTGGCGCGTGTCATAGCAACCGAAGGAAGTACGATCGATATAAACGAAAATGGTCTCATCATCAATGGTTCTCCTCAACAAGAGCAGGATATCTACAAAGAAACGCTGCTCTATAAGGAAGGGGCTACCTTCCCAATGAAAGTCCCAGCAGGACAACTCTTTGTCCTCGGAGACAATCGAACAACGGCTGTAGATAGTCGTGCTTTTGGAACCATTCCTATACAGGATACCCATGGCAAGGTGGTAACAGTCCTAAGGCGACGGGGCTTTTGA
- the pitA gene encoding PI-2 pilus tip adhesin PitA, with translation MNIRFDFKKVQIIARRLVTLLAILFLCAPISLLNADSTTEPQTTLRKTITPIPGQDDKYELSLDITSKLGTETQTDPLDVVLVADLSGSMNKRDVPSSTGRTITRLDALKNTLKGTRNRQGLIDTILSNSNNRLSMVGFGGKIDNKFAEQAWNSYYRKWEWGYRYWPYEERTAFYDGVSPWDDAETILNWNNDASGSKTAVSNMRIAGGQSIGTESGIGTGTNISAGIRIANQLIDSARPNAKKVVIVLSDGFANMYYNDSGYTVYNYNNQDGSETAPDWFWNNLDVSINNLAYSLAPKLAGFYSIKFRYSNNVDSITSLQYYIRYHNSSIPNEILSANNEDQLRDSFKDITDKILPLGIHHVTIKDVLSKYVQLLPNGSSEFRVVKEKAGSSETLTENQVTFDSKTTSEGLVEVTAKFSPNYSLEDGARYVLKFTVTSSQEALDAIAGDKKLEAGDAEGSDVNKLYSNKGASVTYSYGIGTSQTKTKEYTDNPTFKPSDPLTVPVEVKWEGVNGSNTVTASQPKALDFKLIQKGKSGGTDKNEYRKTSVGVEAGELSETSNFEKVAKGYQYDLIAPDVPGFTKEVKKEGTDQSPTFKVFYRQLPSLTIRKILVPEDTSNKSFNINIELTDKERHPINGTFGDIKVTNGRAQISLTHNAEKSLKYLPYGTHYKVEEEAASTNGYHVTYENQEGDLNKDETSTVTNHKLPSLSVTKKITGVFANLLKSFKITINIRDAQNSPLNGTYNATVNNKRTPLQFTNGRASIDLNKDQTIKIDGLPLDSYYTVEEESNSSRGYQVSYENQEGKLDGDKSATVTNNKNSVPETGVDFLSSTLMLGIILPLGGIFFTILLGYLVVHRRK, from the coding sequence ATGAACATTCGCTTCGATTTTAAGAAAGTTCAAATTATTGCGCGCCGTTTAGTTACACTGTTAGCTATTCTCTTTTTGTGTGCTCCGATAAGTCTGTTAAATGCAGATTCTACTACAGAACCTCAGACAACTCTTCGTAAAACGATTACTCCGATACCAGGACAGGATGACAAGTATGAGTTGTCATTGGATATCACATCCAAACTGGGAACAGAGACCCAAACGGATCCCTTGGATGTTGTTTTAGTAGCAGACCTGTCAGGAAGTATGAATAAGAGAGATGTTCCTTCTTCTACTGGTCGAACAATTACAAGATTGGATGCTTTAAAAAATACCCTTAAAGGAACTCGAAATCGTCAGGGATTAATTGATACCATTTTATCCAATTCAAATAATCGATTATCTATGGTAGGTTTTGGTGGAAAGATTGATAATAAGTTTGCGGAACAAGCATGGAATTCCTACTACCGAAAATGGGAGTGGGGGTATCGGTATTGGCCGTATGAAGAGAGAACAGCATTTTATGATGGTGTATCCCCATGGGATGATGCGGAAACAATTTTAAATTGGAATAACGATGCTAGTGGTTCAAAGACTGCAGTCAGTAATATGAGAATTGCTGGTGGTCAATCAATAGGGACTGAATCAGGAATCGGTACAGGAACCAATATTAGCGCGGGTATTCGTATTGCTAATCAATTGATAGATAGTGCAAGACCAAATGCCAAGAAGGTTGTTATTGTTCTTTCAGATGGTTTTGCCAATATGTATTACAACGACAGTGGTTATACAGTTTATAACTATAATAATCAAGATGGATCAGAAACGGCACCAGATTGGTTCTGGAATAATTTAGATGTATCTATCAATAATCTCGCCTATAGTCTCGCTCCAAAACTAGCTGGCTTTTACTCTATTAAGTTTCGTTATTCAAATAATGTCGATAGTATTACCAGTTTGCAGTATTATATCAGGTACCACAATTCTTCAATTCCTAATGAAATTCTATCCGCAAACAATGAAGACCAGTTACGGGACAGTTTTAAAGATATCACTGATAAGATTCTGCCACTGGGAATTCACCACGTGACCATCAAGGATGTTCTTTCTAAGTATGTCCAGCTATTACCAAACGGATCGTCAGAGTTTCGTGTAGTGAAAGAAAAGGCTGGTAGTAGTGAAACATTAACCGAAAATCAAGTAACTTTTGATTCCAAGACAACGTCAGAAGGATTAGTGGAAGTTACAGCTAAATTTTCTCCTAATTATTCCTTAGAAGATGGAGCTAGATATGTTCTAAAATTCACTGTTACATCAAGTCAAGAAGCCCTGGATGCCATTGCTGGTGATAAAAAACTAGAGGCTGGTGATGCTGAGGGATCTGATGTCAATAAACTCTACTCCAATAAAGGTGCCAGTGTCACATATTCCTATGGAATAGGCACCTCACAAACTAAGACCAAAGAATACACTGATAACCCAACCTTTAAGCCTTCAGATCCATTAACAGTTCCAGTGGAAGTGAAGTGGGAAGGCGTTAATGGAAGTAACACGGTAACAGCTAGTCAACCTAAGGCTTTAGATTTTAAATTAATTCAAAAGGGCAAGAGTGGTGGAACTGACAAGAATGAATACAGGAAAACTAGTGTTGGAGTAGAAGCAGGTGAGCTAAGTGAAACTTCCAATTTTGAAAAAGTAGCTAAGGGTTATCAATATGATCTTATAGCTCCTGATGTTCCCGGTTTTACTAAGGAAGTAAAAAAAGAAGGAACGGACCAATCGCCAACCTTTAAAGTATTTTATCGTCAATTACCTAGTTTGACGATAAGGAAGATATTAGTTCCTGAAGATACATCAAATAAGAGTTTTAATATTAACATCGAACTAACTGATAAAGAACGACATCCTATAAATGGTACTTTCGGTGATATCAAAGTTACTAATGGACGTGCTCAAATATCATTAACACATAATGCCGAAAAATCTCTAAAGTATCTCCCGTATGGAACTCATTACAAAGTTGAAGAAGAAGCGGCATCAACGAACGGTTACCACGTTACATATGAGAATCAAGAGGGTGATCTGAATAAAGACGAAACCAGCACTGTTACGAATCACAAGCTTCCAAGTTTATCCGTTACAAAAAAGATTACTGGGGTATTTGCCAATCTATTAAAATCTTTTAAGATTACCATTAACATTAGGGATGCTCAGAATAGTCCACTGAATGGAACCTATAATGCAACGGTGAATAATAAAAGAACTCCTTTGCAATTTACGAATGGTCGAGCGTCTATTGACCTCAACAAAGATCAAACCATAAAAATTGATGGACTTCCACTCGATAGTTACTATACCGTAGAAGAGGAATCAAACTCTTCTCGTGGATATCAGGTTTCTTATGAAAATCAAGAAGGCAAGCTTGATGGGGACAAGTCCGCGACAGTCACGAATAATAAGAATAGTGTACCTGAAACCGGAGTTGACTTCCTCAGCAGTACACTCATGTTAGGAATAATCCTTCCGCTAGGAGGAATCTTCTTTACAATCCTACTCGGATATCTAGTGGTGCATAGGAGAAAATAA
- a CDS encoding pneumococcal-type histidine triad protein — protein MKMKKKYLVAGSALVLSLSLCIYALNQHQVEGNKDNNRVSYVDGKQDSQKTETQTPDQVSKKEDIQAEQIVVKITDQGYVTSHGDHFHYYNGKVPFDAIFSEELLMKDANYQLKDADIVNEIKGGYIIKVDGKYYVYLKNASQAENIRTKEQIEKQKQGHTSDQKNDSKEVVAARAQGRYTTDDGYVFNASDIIEDTGDAYIVPHGGHFHYIPKSDLSAGELAAAKAYLSGNSSALSQPLSLTPNNGVSAADDGYVFNPNDIVRDTGDAYIVRHGDHYHYIPKSSLNNHQAQSNTPSLESPSNSTPNNPLPHVHHEEEEHDHGFDANRIISEDSEGFVMSHGDHNHYFFKKDLTPEQIKAAQDHLYGNKHSETSPDNHISKPEEHHHDNHGNHHEEEHDHGFAADRVISEDDKGFVVSHGDHNHYFFKKDLTKDQIKAAQEHLNSHKTESVKPLAKDVEAFSREASDKEKMEYIAKTYGVPLEAIRISNGFFVFGNPDQAYDPTHIHPYAVRKEHVRIPLQTGNPELDFLNELYTTALRDGVSPYSLQVENGSFVIPHGDHNHYIKVQTKGYEVALKNKIPALQSTYQPGAFDEQTVLSKVDQLLEYSRNIYKDKPIAQRQIELALGQFTENMKKLATNSTAGYLATLDLFDKQYIHIDESIKPVETSALDKKYQALIDKINTLDTDSYGLPKKELLVQLQEAKLAKDEAGLAAVESQLQALQDFNDRTGVTTVEYIKYFYEHVNDGRLSDELRNKVAQLTWTLYQSQSFLKAAELNKLFPSIYQAKQEVEEALKAQPTTAKSTQTVLDTEKVDNQSAKTAIYGFLKELYGDFMPEEHVNHVSKEQVESLLSKANQLLEQIQEEGIKQSLAEEVENLKAATNKADADLDEVNSQVKDVLARIASALKQEKENAEQDPQTLVLYQKLYDILMSLHSYLENNKGSDADFDKVDALLDQLSAKSKDKAALLELTKAILVLNQEIKSKSSVGEEATPARNAEANSGKTSTETETSATAESNSETASDENKPSNATDSKPSESTSEKETTESTTSTENQEKTVE, from the coding sequence ATGAAAATGAAGAAAAAGTATCTTGTGGCGGGATCGGCTTTAGTCCTTTCCCTAAGTCTTTGCATCTATGCACTGAACCAACACCAGGTAGAAGGAAACAAAGATAATAACCGTGTGTCTTATGTTGATGGGAAACAAGACTCTCAAAAAACAGAGACTCAGACACCAGATCAAGTTAGCAAAAAGGAAGATATTCAGGCAGAACAAATTGTTGTGAAAATTACTGATCAAGGCTATGTGACTTCACACGGTGATCATTTCCATTATTACAATGGGAAAGTTCCTTTTGATGCGATTTTCAGCGAAGAACTGTTGATGAAAGATGCCAATTATCAACTGAAAGACGCTGATATTGTCAACGAAATCAAAGGTGGCTACATTATCAAGGTTGATGGTAAGTATTATGTCTACCTAAAAAATGCTAGTCAAGCTGAAAATATTCGTACCAAAGAACAAATTGAAAAACAAAAACAAGGGCATACATCTGACCAAAAAAATGATTCTAAGGAAGTTGTGGCAGCTAGAGCTCAAGGACGTTATACAACTGATGACGGTTATGTTTTTAACGCTTCTGATATCATTGAAGATACAGGAGATGCTTATATCGTTCCCCACGGAGGACACTTCCATTATATTCCTAAGAGTGATCTGTCAGCGGGTGAATTAGCTGCCGCAAAGGCTTATTTATCTGGCAATAGTTCAGCTCTCAGTCAACCCTTGTCACTGACACCGAATAATGGTGTTTCTGCAGCAGATGATGGTTATGTCTTTAACCCTAATGATATTGTCAGAGATACTGGCGATGCTTATATCGTACGACATGGGGACCACTATCACTATATCCCTAAATCATCTCTTAACAATCATCAAGCACAATCTAACACTCCAAGCTTAGAAAGTCCTTCTAATTCTACACCAAATAATCCGTTACCACATGTTCACCATGAAGAAGAGGAACACGATCATGGTTTTGATGCAAATAGAATTATAAGTGAAGATTCAGAAGGTTTTGTCATGAGTCATGGTGATCACAATCATTACTTCTTTAAGAAAGATTTGACACCTGAGCAAATCAAGGCAGCACAAGATCACTTGTACGGAAATAAACATTCAGAAACTAGCCCTGATAACCACATTAGTAAACCAGAAGAACACCATCATGATAACCATGGAAACCATCATGAGGAAGAACACGATCATGGCTTTGCAGCAGATCGAGTGATAAGTGAAGATGATAAAGGATTTGTCGTTTCTCATGGAGATCACAACCACTATTTCTTTAAAAAAGATTTAACAAAAGATCAGATTAAAGCTGCTCAAGAACATTTAAACAGTCATAAAACTGAGTCTGTTAAACCTCTTGCAAAAGATGTAGAAGCATTTTCTAGAGAGGCCAGTGACAAAGAAAAAATGGAGTATATTGCTAAGACCTACGGTGTACCGCTAGAAGCCATTCGCATTTCAAATGGATTCTTTGTCTTTGGAAATCCGGATCAAGCTTATGATCCAACCCATATCCATCCCTATGCCGTTCGAAAAGAACATGTTCGTATTCCTCTCCAAACTGGAAATCCAGAACTGGATTTCCTAAATGAACTTTATACGACTGCACTACGTGATGGGGTATCTCCTTATAGTTTGCAAGTAGAAAATGGTAGTTTTGTAATTCCTCACGGAGACCACAATCACTACATCAAGGTTCAAACCAAGGGCTATGAAGTAGCTTTGAAAAATAAGATTCCGGCGCTACAATCGACCTATCAACCTGGGGCTTTTGATGAACAAACTGTTCTATCTAAAGTGGATCAACTTTTAGAATATAGCAGAAATATTTACAAAGACAAGCCTATCGCACAAAGACAGATTGAATTAGCTTTAGGTCAGTTTACTGAAAATATGAAGAAACTAGCAACCAACTCTACGGCAGGTTATCTTGCAACACTTGATCTTTTTGATAAGCAATATATCCATATTGATGAAAGTATCAAACCTGTTGAAACAAGCGCTCTAGATAAGAAATATCAGGCCTTGATTGATAAAATCAATACACTAGATACAGACTCTTATGGTCTTCCTAAGAAAGAGCTTCTCGTTCAACTTCAAGAAGCTAAATTAGCTAAAGATGAGGCTGGTTTAGCAGCGGTTGAATCACAACTTCAAGCCTTACAAGACTTTAATGATCGAACAGGTGTTACAACTGTAGAATACATCAAGTATTTCTACGAACACGTAAATGATGGTCGTTTGAGTGATGAACTGCGAAATAAAGTAGCTCAGTTGACTTGGACCTTGTATCAATCTCAATCCTTCCTTAAGGCAGCAGAATTGAACAAATTATTCCCAAGCATCTATCAGGCAAAACAAGAAGTGGAAGAAGCTTTGAAAGCTCAACCAACTACTGCAAAATCAACGCAAACAGTTCTAGATACTGAAAAAGTCGATAATCAAAGTGCCAAAACAGCTATTTATGGCTTCTTGAAAGAATTGTATGGAGACTTTATGCCTGAGGAACATGTCAACCATGTTAGCAAGGAACAAGTAGAGAGTCTCCTGAGCAAGGCAAATCAACTCTTGGAACAAATCCAAGAAGAAGGCATCAAACAATCCTTGGCAGAAGAAGTAGAAAATCTCAAAGCTGCCACAAACAAGGCTGATGCAGACTTGGATGAAGTAAATAGTCAGGTGAAAGACGTCTTGGCTCGTATCGCTAGCGCCCTTAAACAAGAGAAGGAAAATGCAGAGCAAGATCCTCAGACACTTGTTCTCTATCAAAAACTCTACGATATTCTCATGTCGCTTCACTCATATTTAGAAAATAATAAGGGTTCTGATGCAGACTTTGATAAGGTTGATGCTCTACTAGATCAGCTATCTGCTAAGAGTAAAGATAAAGCCGCTTTACTTGAATTGACAAAAGCTATTCTGGTATTAAATCAAGAAATCAAGTCAAAATCAAGCGTCGGTGAAGAAGCAACCCCAGCAAGAAATGCTGAAGCAAATAGTGGTAAGACAAGTACTGAAACTGAAACATCAGCAACTGCAGAATCTAACAGCGAAACTGCCAGCGACGAAAACAAACCGAGTAATGCAACAGATTCTAAACCATCTGAATCAACTTCAGAAAAGGAAACAACAGAATCTACAACAAGCACTGAAAATCAAGAAAAAACAGTAGAATAA